From Lujinxingia litoralis, the proteins below share one genomic window:
- a CDS encoding carboxypeptidase regulatory-like domain-containing protein, whose translation MRALFVALVALVMMVYLPAASAGELSGRLADGWTDTPIAGATIEVLGLGERTTTDAHGRWTFDLPEGVYELSIAAPVFGEIHASRLVHQRVPQVRPARAHVYTSEFHDRGATATTFPVGLPSFSGRINDPAGPMELWRLLGNNPSLASTFYEIPPSQPPIIRVGRRSDPTGRQGCTDASNPIVAINEMTLDEYVKGVLPPEIGVFRSLPGASEVYKAFAIAARSYGLWFVLRYGPGNRRELNRALPPHNYTWFHIDDTACNQRYDDQRLTITTDAAEAVSELIMVKRGETSTIDKYEYAASCGRHGSRPAYQSALVPDQPPTDACAGSWCGHGSCAAHEDNPNVPGSDRCLVRGICQWGAISWAGHGRDYTWLLVHYQPNTELRTLSAANSDPAVRLTGYVYEDPDNIIDSVIAGATVTLSDGQQTTSGANGVYTFEAVLLSETMVTIEATAPGYLSASRDKDLVSGVTNWGSIRLERDPSPNPEEPSDAGDSNDSGDPGDVGIPSDTETSPGSDSDTPSPRPPGPTQEGEMSLLSASTGVSGGCQAMPGYPGIPALFGALGFMLVALRRRLTRAS comes from the coding sequence ATGCGTGCGCTCTTCGTCGCCCTGGTTGCCCTGGTCATGATGGTCTACCTCCCCGCCGCCAGCGCCGGGGAGCTGAGCGGGCGTTTGGCCGACGGCTGGACGGACACGCCCATTGCAGGCGCGACCATCGAGGTGCTCGGACTGGGAGAGCGCACCACCACCGATGCCCACGGTCGCTGGACCTTCGACCTCCCGGAGGGCGTCTACGAACTCTCCATCGCAGCCCCCGTCTTTGGCGAAATCCACGCCAGCCGTCTGGTCCATCAACGCGTCCCCCAGGTACGGCCGGCCCGCGCTCACGTCTACACCTCCGAGTTCCATGACCGTGGCGCCACGGCGACAACCTTTCCCGTGGGACTTCCGAGCTTCTCCGGGCGCATCAACGATCCGGCAGGTCCGATGGAGCTCTGGCGCCTGCTGGGCAACAACCCCAGCCTGGCCAGCACCTTTTATGAAATCCCCCCCTCCCAACCTCCCATCATCCGGGTGGGTCGGCGCAGCGATCCCACCGGACGTCAGGGATGCACCGACGCGTCAAACCCGATCGTGGCCATCAACGAGATGACCCTTGATGAGTACGTCAAAGGCGTGCTCCCTCCTGAGATCGGCGTATTCCGCTCGTTGCCCGGCGCCAGCGAGGTCTACAAGGCCTTTGCCATCGCCGCGCGTAGCTACGGGCTCTGGTTCGTATTGCGCTACGGCCCGGGCAACCGCCGCGAACTCAATCGCGCACTTCCCCCTCATAACTACACCTGGTTTCATATCGACGACACCGCCTGCAACCAGCGCTACGACGACCAACGCCTGACGATCACCACGGACGCAGCCGAGGCCGTCAGCGAACTAATCATGGTGAAACGCGGCGAAACCAGCACCATCGACAAGTACGAATACGCGGCCAGCTGCGGACGCCACGGCTCGCGCCCGGCCTACCAGAGCGCCCTCGTCCCCGATCAGCCGCCGACCGACGCCTGCGCCGGGTCCTGGTGCGGCCACGGCAGCTGCGCCGCCCACGAGGACAACCCCAATGTCCCGGGCTCGGACCGCTGCCTGGTGCGGGGGATCTGCCAGTGGGGTGCGATCTCCTGGGCCGGACACGGCCGCGACTACACCTGGCTTTTGGTGCACTACCAGCCCAACACGGAACTGCGCACCCTGAGCGCTGCCAACAGCGATCCGGCAGTGCGCCTGACGGGCTACGTGTACGAAGATCCCGACAACATCATCGACAGCGTCATCGCCGGCGCCACCGTCACTCTGAGTGATGGCCAGCAGACCACCTCCGGCGCCAACGGCGTCTACACCTTTGAAGCCGTACTGCTCTCCGAAACCATGGTCACCATCGAAGCCACCGCGCCGGGGTATTTAAGCGCATCACGCGACAAAGATCTGGTGTCCGGCGTCACCAACTGGGGGAGCATTCGCCTGGAGCGTGACCCTTCTCCCAATCCGGAAGAACCCTCGGATGCCGGTGACTCCAACGACTCCGGCGATCCAGGCGATGTCGGGATCCCTTCCGACACCGAAACCTCTCCTGGCTCCGACTCCGATACGCCATCCCCCCGACCACCGGGGCCTACCCAGGAAGGTGAGATGAGTCTGCTCAGCGCCTCCACCGGCGTAAGCGGTGGTTGCCAGGCAATGCCGGGCTATCCGGGCATCCCGGCGCTCTTCGGTGCCCTGGGGTTCATGCTGGTCGCTCTCCGAAGACGCCTGACTCGCGCCAGCTAA